A genomic region of Candidatus Abyssobacteria bacterium SURF_5 contains the following coding sequences:
- a CDS encoding cupin domain-containing protein, translating into MTCGGIMKETAISFWEVVRMPRQESGAKELRLGAKIRTLREAKKLSVTEAAERAGLTAIVLSQIESEAVTPPVATLLKLANALNVHIGDFFSDVAPPKRYEVVRKGDHKRVARRPTPEKSPLSYSYESLSFRLAERHMEPFLVEFDIDIDEQVPPVSHRGEEFMYVLDGEIEFHADDEVVRLHEGDSLYFDSSMPHAFIGKGDRKPRAVVVIYPES; encoded by the coding sequence ATGACTTGCGGTGGTATAATGAAGGAAACTGCGATAAGCTTTTGGGAGGTCGTACGTATGCCCCGACAAGAGAGTGGCGCAAAGGAATTGCGGCTTGGCGCAAAAATTCGGACGTTGCGGGAAGCCAAAAAGTTGTCCGTGACGGAGGCGGCTGAACGGGCGGGGCTTACCGCCATCGTGCTTTCGCAGATCGAGAGCGAGGCGGTAACGCCGCCGGTTGCGACGCTCCTGAAACTCGCCAATGCACTGAACGTGCATATCGGCGATTTTTTTTCGGATGTCGCTCCGCCGAAGCGGTACGAGGTGGTCCGCAAGGGGGACCATAAGCGGGTGGCGCGCCGGCCCACGCCGGAGAAGTCGCCGCTGAGTTACTCGTATGAGTCGCTCTCGTTCCGGCTTGCGGAACGACATATGGAGCCGTTCCTGGTTGAATTCGATATAGATATCGACGAGCAGGTGCCGCCGGTCAGCCATCGAGGAGAGGAGTTCATGTATGTCCTTGACGGCGAGATCGAATTTCACGCCGACGACGAGGTGGTTCGCCTGCACGAGGGAGACAGCCTGTATTTCGATTCAAGTATGCCCCATGCGTTTATCGGCAAGGGCGACAGGAAACCTCGCGCCGTGGTGGTTATCTATCCGGAGAGTTGA